The Pirellulales bacterium genome includes a window with the following:
- a CDS encoding helix-turn-helix domain-containing protein encodes MSTTDPTAAPIRLLLSSREAAAALSISLRTLDRWRDAGLVPVVRVRGRVLYDPRDLVEMIDSVKTDTNKKGAVEMPVSPRLERSTHEQFTTTDRR; translated from the coding sequence ATGAGCACCACCGATCCCACCGCTGCGCCGATCCGGCTGCTGCTGTCGAGCCGTGAGGCGGCGGCAGCGCTGTCGATCAGCCTGCGGACTCTCGACCGCTGGCGCGATGCGGGCCTCGTGCCCGTTGTGCGTGTGCGCGGTCGCGTCCTGTATGACCCGCGCGACCTCGTCGAGATGATCGACAGCGTAAAAACCGACACCAACAAAAAGGGCGCGGTCGAGATGCCAGTCTCGCCGCGCCTAGAGCGGAGTACACATGAGCAGTTTACCACGACCGATCGACGATGA
- a CDS encoding helix-turn-helix domain-containing protein — MTSSPIEALALRPREAAKALGLSPRTLWGLTAPRGPIPCVRVGSGRRQSVLYPVADLRSFLAERASDPREVRP, encoded by the coding sequence ATGACATCTTCACCTATCGAGGCCCTGGCCTTGCGGCCGCGCGAAGCGGCCAAAGCCCTGGGCCTATCGCCCCGCACGCTTTGGGGCCTGACTGCCCCGCGCGGGCCGATCCCCTGTGTACGAGTCGGCAGCGGCCGGCGGCAGAGCGTGCTGTATCCCGTGGCCGACCTGCGCAGCTTCCTCGCGGAGCGCGCGAGTGACCCGCGCGAGGTGCGGCCATGA